The following proteins are co-located in the Primulina tabacum isolate GXHZ01 chromosome 11, ASM2559414v2, whole genome shotgun sequence genome:
- the LOC142517726 gene encoding protein PAT1 homolog, whose translation MDEYGDGGSIQESSNLQDLEPFAANPTGHAVFDASQYAFFGNNAVEEVELGGLEDDEDDLGAVGFNEEGLQLEREEGDAFGSLSGIDDLSITFSKLNMTVSGPAGVVGDWVPRESSSAAEWAQEEDFSWFDRQSLNTETGHGTENWSSQPYSSARFVESNSLLRTSSHPEPQQHPHQQQNQHNHFSSEPILIPKSVFTSYPPPGRLQQDSPNGQSIHANIMYQPGGLQIPISSSNILPFPNPQLQLNTSTHGSQFGGNLPQMPHGRLQNQWMNQSSQFLGDRSGLPNNILPQPLSNQNGLVPPQIMSHQRTLQTRMHHPFQPAFTQLSGLQPQLFNPHLSVSPPMMNNFEMIGSPDLRDQRVMPMMRSRQGMRYPPQGYDTSGQKVESGWPRFKGKYMSTDEIENVLRLQLAATHSNDPYVDDYYHQACLARKSEDAKLRHHFCPTNLSDGPARARSSAEPHPFLQVDALGRVSFSSIRRPRPLLEVDSSNSSSVVGAESKFTEKPLEQEPMLAARVTIEDGICLLLDVDDINRFLQFNQLRDGGVLLRQRRQVLLEGLASSLQLVDPLGKNGHTVDLAPKDDFVFLRLVSLPKGRKLLLRYLQVLLPGELTRVVCMAIFRHLRFLFGNVPTDPETFASTANLAIAVSSCVRGMELKSLAACLASVVCSVEHPPLRPTGSPSGDGATVLLKSVLDRATELLTDPQAAGNCSIPNRSFWQASFDAFFSLLTNYCFNKYDSVVQSVIQGSPDTPDVGSDVAKAISREMPVELLRASLPHTNEQQRKLLLEFAQRSMPVLGSSSQV comes from the exons ATGGATGAATACGGAGATGGGGGCAGTATTCAAGAGTCCTCCAATCTTCAGGATCTTGAACCATTTGCTGCAAATCCAACAG GACATGCAGTATTTGATGCTTCACAGTATGCATTCTTTGGTAACAATGCGGTGGAGGAAGTTGAGCTCGGGGGATTGGAAGATGATGAGGATGATCTTGGTGCAGTTGGATTCAATGAAGAGGGGCTTCAgcttgagagagaagag GGTGATGCGTTTGGATCACTATCTGGCATTGATGATCTTTCAATCACATTTTCTAAG TTGAACATGACTGTCAGTGGGCCAGCTGGAGTAGTTGGAGACTGGGTACCTAGAGAAA GCTCGTCTGCTGCTGAGTGGGCACAGGAGGAAGATTTCTCTTGGTTTGATCGACAATCTCTTAATACTGAAACTGGCCATGGTACTGAAAACTGGTCCTCACAACCATATTCCTCTGCACGCTTCGTGGAATCCAATTCTCTGCTCAGGACTTCTTCACATCCTGAACCGCAGCAGCATCCACATCAACAacaaaaccaacacaatcacttTTCTAGTGAGCCAATTCTAATTCCAAAATCAGTATTCACTTCGTATCCACCACCTGGAAGATTACAGCAAGATTCACCGAATGGCCAGTCTATCCACGCTAATATTATGTATCAACCTGGTGGTTTGCAAATACCGATTTcttcttccaatattttacCGTTTCCTAATCCGCAGCTTCAATTAAATACCTCGACTCACGGGTCACAATTTGGTGGAAATTTGCCTCAGATGCCTCATGGTCGACTCCAAAACCAATGGATGAATCAGAGtagtcaatttcttggtgatcgGTCTGGTCTCCCAAATAATATTTTACCCCAACCATTATCGAATCAAAATGGTTTAGTGCCTCCGCAGATAATGTCTCACCAACGTACTTTGCAAACTAGAATGCACCATCCATTTCAGCCTGCCTTTACCCAATTATCTGGGTTGCAACCTCAACTTTTTAATCCTCACTTATCTGTGTCGCCACCAATGATGAACAACTTTGAAATGATTGGATCCCCTGATTTGAGAGATCAAAGGGTCATGCCAATGATGAGAAGTAGACAGGGAATGCGCTATCCTCCTCAGGGTTACGACACAAGTGGCCAGAAGGTTGAGAGTGGGTGGCCAAGGTTCAAGGGCAAGTATATGTCTACAGATGAAATTGAAAATGTTCTTAGGTTGCAGCTTGCTGCTACTCATAGCAATGATCCATATGTTGATGATTATTATCATCAAGCTTGCCTAGCAAGAAAATCTGAGGATGCCAAATTGAGACATCATTTCTGTCCAACTAATTTGAGTGATGGACCTGCCAGAGCTCGTTCTAGCGCTGAACCACATCCTTTTCTCCAGGTTGATGCTCTTGGACGGGTTTCCTTCTCTTCAATACGCAGACCTCGACCGCTTCTTGAAGTTGACTCCTCAAATTCATCTAGTGTTGTTGGGGCTGAATCAAAATTCACTGAGAAGCCCCTGGAACAGGAACCTATGCTTGCTGCCAGGGTGACTATTGAGGATGGCATCTGCCTTTTACTTGATGTTGACGATATTAACAGATTTTTACAGTTTAATCAACTGCGTGATGGTGGGGTCCTGTTGAGGCAGAGGAGACAAGTTTTACTGGAAGGTTTAGCATCATCACTTCAGCTTGTTGATCCGCTAGGGAAAAATGGCCACACCGTAGATTTAGCTCCCAAAGATGACTTTGTGTTCTTAAGGTTAGTCTCTCTTCCTAAGGGTAGGAAGCTCTTGTTGAGGTATCTTCAAGTTCTTTTGCCAGGTGAACTCACTCGAGTAGTCTGCATGGCCATCTTCCGCCATTTAAGGTTCTTGTTTGGTAATGTTCCTACTGATCCTGAGACTTTTGCATCAACTGCAAACCTTGCAATAGCTGTATCATCGTGTGTTCGTGGTATGGAACTTAAATCTCTTGCTGCCTGTCTAGCATCAGTGGTATGTTCGGTGGAACATCCTCCTCTTCGTCCCACTGGGAGTCCTTCTGGAGATGGAGCAACAGTTCTTCTGAAATCTGTCCTTGATAGGGCAACTGAGCTTCTGACTGACCCTCAAGCTGCTGGCAACTGCAGCATACCGAACCGGTCTTTTTGGCAGGCTTCATTTGATGCCTTCTTTAGCCTTCTTACTAACTATTGCTTTAATAAATATGACTCTGTTGTTCAATCTGTCATCCAGGGCTCACCAGACACACCTGATGTCGGGTCTGATGTAGCCAAAGCAATTAGTAGAGAAATGCCTGTTGAACTGTTGCGAGCAAGTCTTCCTCACACTAATGAGCAGCAGAGAAAACTTCTGTTAGAATTTGCCCAGCGATCTATGCCTGTTTTGGGTTCTAGCAGTCAGGTTTGA
- the LOC142517613 gene encoding uncharacterized protein LOC142517613, producing MASTCVNSVGMSPDNFLDCPPLKFPSYAGLSPRIPFSREISDEVVGIKTSEKHRDVTGNADSVKQEHSDPVDFVDFEFRLEDWVTMLPADELFADGKLVPLQLSAGRQPMTIAPRAPSDIILPDTPVFRRRNEISPADPFLFSPKAPRCSSRWKELLGMRKLYQNSMAKQEDQKTAGSLSSSHTNRNAARSLKQFLHRSTKPSVNAQADSSLNIPLLKEMDNESVSISSRISLSSSSSGHEHDDLPRLSLDSDKPRAAITRNTRQPTRNISRVRVVKPKGLSSENPRTTRVIRNVTHRAPETTTPVSGVAVDSPRMNSSGKIVFHNLERRSSSPSSFNCGSRYKHHGMERSYSANVRVTPVLNVPVCSLRGSSKSGVFGFPMFSSQPKKAESCSCNGGVNKTQKNHNKNRTDRI from the coding sequence ATGGCGTCAACTTGCGTGAACAGTGTTGGGATGTCGCCGGATAATTTTCTGGACTGCCCTCCGTTGAAGTTTCCTTCGTACGCGGGGCTAAGCCCGAGAATCCCGTTTAGCCGCGAGATATCTGACGAGGTCGTAGGAATTAAGACTTCTGAGAAGCATCGAGATGTAACCGGCAACGCCGACTCGGTGAAGCAAGAACATTCAGATCCCGTTGACTTTGTGGATTTCGAGTTCCGGCTAGAAGATTGGGTTACAATGCTTCCTGCTGACGAGCTCTTCGCCGACGGGAAACTGGTTCCATTACAGCTTTCCGCGGGCAGGCAACCGATGACAATAGCTCCGAGGGCGCCGTCGGACATAATATTACCAGACACGCCAGTGTTTCGTCGGAGAAATGAAATCTCTCCGGCGGATCCGTTCTTGTTTTCTCCTAAGGCGCCAAGATGCTCGAGCCGATGGAAGGAGCTTCTCGGCATGAGAAAACTGTACCAGAACAGCATGGCGAAGCAGGAGGATCAGAAGACGGCTGGTTCATTATCCTCTAGTCACACTAACCGAAATGCGGCAAGAAGCCTGAAGCAATTTCTTCACCGTAGCACGAAACCATCTGTCAATGCACAGGCGGATTCTTCTTTGAACATCCCATTGCTGAAGGAAATGGATAACGAGTCAGTTTCCATTTCTTCACGAATATCGCTCTCGTCCTCCTCATCAGGTCATGAGCACGACGATCTTCCACGACTTTCGCTTGATTCCGACAAACCTAGAGCAGCTATTACACGCAATACTCGTCAACCTACCAGAAACATTTCTCGAGTTCGAGTTGTTAAGCCTAAAGGCTTGTCGTCAGAAAATCCCAGAACGACTCGTGTTATCCGCAATGTAACACACCGAGCCCCGGAAACTACAACTCCGGTTAGCGGCGTTGCAGTGGATAGTCCTAGAATGAACTCATCTGGGAAAATCGTTTTCCATAACTTGGAGAGAAGATCGAGCAGTCCAAGCTCTTTCAACTGTGGGTCCCGCTACAAGCACCACGGAATGGAGAGATCATACTCAGCTAACGTACGCGTCACTCCGGTTCTCAACGTTCCTGTCTGCTCACTTCGAGGGTCGTCGAAATCCGGTGTATTTGGGTTCCCAATGTTTTCTTCCCAGCCGAAGAAAGCTGAAAGCTGCAGCTGCAATGGTGGTGTGAACAAAACCCAGAAGAATCACAACAAGAACCGCACCGATCGAATCTGA
- the LOC142518496 gene encoding putative protein phosphatase 2C 6, which yields MGICYSSSSGTRKTGWETGNDSGGRLDSKRKKSSGASAAAALVSAERLLQIPGRLISNGATRIASLYTQQGKKGTNQDAMIIWENFCTGSNADATFCGVFDGHGPYGHMVARKVRDALPILVSTQWETKSESNRNSAHENGNPEGMVRFDDFMDDDGCESLEVEDEKIPEMHIPLKKSILKAFKLMDKELKLHPTIDCFCSGTTAVAVIMQGQDLVIGNVGDSRAILATRDKDNRLVALQLTVDLKPNLPKEFARIQRCKGRVFALQDEPDVARVWLPNSDSPGLAMARAFGDFCLKDFGLISMPDVYHHHITERDEFVILATDGVWDVLSNKEAVDIVASAPSHGTAARALVDCATRAWKLKYPTSKNDDCAVVCLFLEHLPAASPPKGQNDFPGTAEEDTVLSIADTDISDTDATTSHATFTEPLDTTKQSSEIVPVIEEAELKRPEKRLGGQSKRSLAECLSTAEDEEWSALEGFSRANSFLSLPRFLPFDKRSTSWRKWL from the exons ATGGGTATTTGTTACTCTTCAAGTAGTGGGACGAGAAAGACGGGGTGGGAGACCGGAAATGATAGCGGTGGGAGGTTAGATTCGAAGCGAAAGAAGAGTAGCGGAGCATCTGCGGCTGCCGCCTTAGTTTCGGCGGAGAGGCTGCTTCAAATTCCAGGGCGGCTGATTTCTAACGGGGCGACCCGAATCGCCAGCTTGTACACTCAACAAGGCAAGAAAGGAACGAATCAAGATGCCATGATAATTTGGGAG AATTTCTGTACGGGAAGCAATGCAGATGCAACTTTCTGTGGCGTGTTTGATGGCCATGGTCCTTATGGTCACATGGTTGCCAGGAAAGTAAGGGATGCTCTTCCGATTTTGGTGAGTACTCAGTGGGAAACGAAGTCCGAAAGCAACCGAAATTCAGCGCACGAGAATGGAAATCCGGAAGGAATGGTgcgttttgatgattttatggatgatgATGGCTGCGAGTCATTGGAGGTCGAGGACGAAAAAATTCCGGAGATGCATATTCCGCTCAAGAAGTCGATACTGAAGGCTTTCAAGTTAATGGATAAGGAGTTGAAATTGCATCCTACGATTGATTGCTTTTGTAGTGGTACAACTGCAGTGGCGGTGATAATGCAG GGCCAGGATCTTGTTATTGGTAATGTTGGCGACTCGAGGGCAATATTAGCAACCCGAGATAAGGACAATCGTTTGGTGGCTCTACAGTTGACTGTGGACTTGAAACCGAATCTTCCAA AAGAATTTGCGAGGATCCAAAGATGTAAAGGAAGGGTTTTTGCGCTGCAAGATGAACCAGACGTTGCACGAGTATGGTTGCCAAATAGCGACTCCCCTGGCCTGGCAATGGCTAGAGCATTTGGAGACTTCTGCTTGAAGGATTTTGGTCTAATTTCCATGCCAGACGTTTATCATCACCATATAACTGAGAGAGATGAATTTGTCATTCTTGCCACTGATGGA GTGTGGGATGTCCTCTCAAATAAAGAAGCCGTGGACATAGTTGCCTCAGCTCCAAGTCATGGAACAGCCGCCAGAGCTCTCGTTGATTGTGCGACTAGGGCATGGAAACTCAAGTACCCGACATCAAAGAATGATGACTGTGCTGTTGTATGTCTCTTCCTAGAACATTTACCTGCAGCGAGCCCGCCAAAAGGACAAAACGATTTCCCAGGAACTGCAGAAGAGGATACCGTTCTTTCGATAGCGGATACCGATATCTCAGATACAGATGCCACAACTTCTCATGCTACTTTCACTGAACCTCTGGATACAACTAAGCAATCTAGTGAGATTGTGCCTGTTATCGAGGAAGCAGAGTTGAAGCGGCCGGAAAAAAGACTCGGCGGTCAATCCAAGAGAAGCTTAGCCGAGTGCCTTTCAACTGCAGAGGATGAAGAATGGTCAGCCCTGGAAGGTTTTTCTCGAGCCAACAGTTTTCTCAGTCTCCCCAGATTCTTACCTTTCGACAAACGATCCACGAGTTGGAGAAAATGGTTATGA